From a region of the Tachypleus tridentatus isolate NWPU-2018 chromosome 1, ASM421037v1, whole genome shotgun sequence genome:
- the LOC143252398 gene encoding cystathionine gamma-lyase-like isoform X1 gives MFSKDANMKKFLSDTRLATKAIHAGHDPTEWRSRALVTPIVTSVTFACKENEPTDYLYARCGNPTRSCLERTLAALEEGQYALCFTSRMTAITAVVCLFSNGDHILSSDDVFGGSHFLMKNGVSRFQMTTTFVDCTDVEKVRRALKSNTKVWNVELCFAFST, from the exons ATGTTTAGTAAGGATGCAAATATGAAGAAGTTTTTATCGGACACACGGCTAGCAACAAAGGCAATTCACGCAGGTCATGATCCAACAGAGTGGAGGTCACGAGCTTTAGTCACACCCATTGTAACATCAGTTACGTTTGCTTGTAAAGAAAATGAACCTACG GATTATTTGTATGCTCGTTGTGGGAATCCAACAAGAAGTTGCTTGGAAAGAACATTAGCTGCTTTGGAAGAAGGGCAATACG CTCTTTGTTTTACATCGAGAATGACAGCCATTACAGCCGTGGTCTGTCTGTTCTCTAATGGGGACCACATTCTTTCCTCAGATGACGTGTTTGGAG GATCTCACTTTCTCATGAAAAACGGTGTTTCACGATTTCAAATGACAACGACGTTCGTTGACTGCACTGATGTCGAAAAGGTACGAAGAGCTTTAAAATCGAACACAAAGGTATGGAATGTTGAATTATGTTTCGCTTTCTCTACTTGA
- the LOC143252398 gene encoding cystathionine gamma-lyase-like isoform X2, with protein sequence MFSKDANMKKFLSDTRLATKAIHAGHDPTEWRSRALVTPIVTSVTFACKENEPTDYLYARCGNPTRSCLERTLAALEEGQYGSHFLMKNGVSRFQMTTTFVDCTDVEKVRRALKSNTKVWNVELCFAFST encoded by the exons ATGTTTAGTAAGGATGCAAATATGAAGAAGTTTTTATCGGACACACGGCTAGCAACAAAGGCAATTCACGCAGGTCATGATCCAACAGAGTGGAGGTCACGAGCTTTAGTCACACCCATTGTAACATCAGTTACGTTTGCTTGTAAAGAAAATGAACCTACG GATTATTTGTATGCTCGTTGTGGGAATCCAACAAGAAGTTGCTTGGAAAGAACATTAGCTGCTTTGGAAGAAGGGCAATACG GATCTCACTTTCTCATGAAAAACGGTGTTTCACGATTTCAAATGACAACGACGTTCGTTGACTGCACTGATGTCGAAAAGGTACGAAGAGCTTTAAAATCGAACACAAAGGTATGGAATGTTGAATTATGTTTCGCTTTCTCTACTTGA
- the LOC143252398 gene encoding cystathionine gamma-lyase-like isoform X3 gives MFSKDANMKKFLSDTRLATKAIHAGHDPTEWRSRALVTPIVTSVTFACKENEPTDYLYARCGNPTRSCLERTLAALEEGQYALCFTSRMTAITAVVCLFSNGDHILSSDDVFGEQSLYKQNKYHEC, from the exons ATGTTTAGTAAGGATGCAAATATGAAGAAGTTTTTATCGGACACACGGCTAGCAACAAAGGCAATTCACGCAGGTCATGATCCAACAGAGTGGAGGTCACGAGCTTTAGTCACACCCATTGTAACATCAGTTACGTTTGCTTGTAAAGAAAATGAACCTACG GATTATTTGTATGCTCGTTGTGGGAATCCAACAAGAAGTTGCTTGGAAAGAACATTAGCTGCTTTGGAAGAAGGGCAATACG CTCTTTGTTTTACATCGAGAATGACAGCCATTACAGCCGTGGTCTGTCTGTTCTCTAATGGGGACCACATTCTTTCCTCAGATGACGTGTTTGGAG AACAGTCCCTCTACAAACAAAATAAGTACCACGAGTGCTGA